The Aliidiomarina minuta nucleotide sequence TTGCAGTTTTTGGTGACCTTTTTGCTGGTATTGTCTTTATTGGTATTTTCCCTTGCCGGCACTGTACTGATTTTTGCCTATCCGTTTGCCCGACGTATTAAGCAGCCTGCCAGGCGCTGGCATAGGGGGCTGGCGCTGGTTTTGTATATACCTTTAATAGCGCTTGCTGGCAGTGGTCTTTATCATACGCTCTATAAACAATTGCAAAACGCTCATGAAGGGCCGCAGCTGCTGTCGGAGGCGAGCACTGGCCAGCTGTCGATGCCTGAGTTGCCGTCACACATTGATGAGGTTCAGCAACTGAGTCAGGTGGTTTTTGCAGAGGGTTCGTCAGGTGTTCGTTTGCAGCTACCCGCTGATAATTACGCAACTTCCCGCTCTGAGCGTTATGCCGGGCGGCCTTCACATAACGAGGCTGTCTATCTGAACGAAACTGGCATCATGGACTATTCAGATTCGGATCTGGTGAATGAGTTACTGGACGCGTATGGGTTCGCAGCGCCTAAGACGTTAACTCTGGTGACCCGTTTTGGCGGTCTGTATGATTTTCGCAACAAAAGGCTTCCGGTATGGAAGGCCGTTTATGAGCATGAAGTGATTTTTGTGGACCCTTCAGCCCAGGTTCTCGTTGAGCGTGTCGCCACCAGCAGTCAATGGGAACGCTGGAGCTTTTCGCAGCTGCATAAATGGAACTTCACGACCCCCTTGTTGACCCGTCAAGGCCGCGATATTCTGGTGGTTGTTGTTTTAGTTGGGTTCCTGGTGTTGCTCTTGGTGGGGATTCGACTGGCTGTTAAGAAAAGGCTCAAAGTGCGCTAAAAGCCTCATAATGACGTATCCAGCTACATCAATACTGAAAGCTTACGCAGGACCTCGCAATGCATCAGATTAACCCGAAAAAGTTAATTAACAGTAAATGGACGGCGGTGGTGCCGAAAATGAAAGAAAAACACTTTATGGTGACTGAAGTCGAGTTCGATGAAGACGAAAAGCTTATCGGCTGCTCGATCGAAGCTGTCATGTCAAAACGTGTTTTTGAAATTGAATGGCGTGACTTAAAAGACGAAACACAATGGTTACAGGGTTGGAAGTAACCGGATAAAAGGTAAGGGATTATGACTGTGGTCAGTAAGGCGGGTTACAAAAGCTTACTAGGTATTATTATCCTGGCGCTGCTGATTGGCGCATTGATATATGGTGTGGTTCGTTTAGCCCAGCCGTCACCATGGCAGCTGCTGGAAGCTGAGTTTAGTCAAACGTTGAGCGGCACTATGAGTGAGCTTGAAAACGGCGAGGTTTACTTTAACCAGTATAGCTTTTATGCCGGAGACGGACGTTTATGCCGGATATACTATTATGGTGAACAGGACCTTACCGAAGGTCTGGTCTGCTGGCATGAGGAATCCGGATGGCAGTATATGCTGGCTGAGGAAGGGCCAGACTCGGTCACTCAGGACGACGCCCCTTCCTTGATTCGTGAGGTTATGGCCGAATTGGAGCCAGGCGATACCTTGTCTCTGGCTGAAGAGCGGCAAGCTCTGGCCGCCATCAACGACCGGCCTTCTTCTTAACATATAGGGTTTTATGCACCCGGGCGACCAGGTCGCCTTGCTCGTCGGTAATGTCCAGATCCCACTCAGGCAACACCGGGTCGCCACTGGCGGCCTGCTCTTTTATGTCGGCTAACTTAGCCGGCGTTATTGCAAACTGAGCTTTGACAGTTCCCTTGCCTGGGCGTATAAATTTTATGCTGGCGGCTTTGTCCCAGACAATATAGTCATTGCCCAGACTGCGCATCAGCAGCAACATATACATAGGGTCGACCATACTGTAGAGCGAGCCACCAAAGTGAGTGCCTACATAGTTGGTGTTGTACCAGTGCTGGCGCATGATCACAGTGGCGCTGCTGAAGTCTGCATTGATATGGGTGACCTTAATGCCAGCCCCCCGGTAGGGTCGGTACCAGTTGAGTAAGAGGCGAAGGGCCCGGGGGCTGGACAGCCGACGACGAATATAAGCGCGCATAAAAATCCCTGTAGTAAGCTAAGATGCTAAGCTTATCTGGAAACATAACCGTACGCCATGTCATAAAGGAGCCTGTCAGATGAGCAACCGAGGCCAGAACCCGCAAGCTTTGCAAGGCAAAGAAACCCACCCTGAGCATGTATTAGAGCGTCTGACTGCTCGTGAGGCCGATGTCGGGGGCATTCCTGTAGCCCGGGTAATACCGGTGCGAGGGCGACGTGTGATAGGCCCCTGGTGCTTTCTCGATCATGCCGGGCCAGTGCAATTCAGTGAGAGCAATCAAGGCTTTGATGTGGGGCCGCACCCGCATACTGGTTTGCAGACCTTTACCTGGATGTTAGAGGGTGAAGTTCTACACCGCGATAGCCTCGGCAACGAACAGGTGATTAAACCCGGTCAGGTCAATCTGATGACTGCAGGGCGTGGCATTGTGCATACTGAAGAGTCTTTGTCTAAAAGCGGTGCTTTGCATGCAACGCAGCTGTGGATAGCTTTGCCCAAAGAAGATAAAGCTACCGCGCCCCGGTTTGATCATTACCCGAAACTACCACGCTGGACTCAGGATAAGGTCGATTTCACCCTGCTAACGGGCAATTATCAGGATCAGAAAGCCCCCACACTGCACTTTTCGCCTATCCTGGGCATGGACATACAAAGCCCTGGGGATTCTGAGTTAAAGCTGTCACTGGATACCAACTTCGAACACGGTGTTTTTGTCTTGCAGGGCGAGCTTGAAATTGAAGGCGAGACCTTTACTGAGAATGAACTGGCTTTTCTGGGCCTGGGCCGGGAACACATTGAATGTAAACTGAAAGCCGGCAGCCGGGTGCTATTGGTAGGCGGTGAACCCCTGGAGAGCGAGATTGTGATCTGGTGGAATTTTGTTGGTCACAGTAAAGAAGAAGTGCGTCAGGCGGTAACTGACTGGCAACAGGGTACGTCGCGTTTCGGTAAGGTCGAAGGTTACGACGGGCCTCCGATGGAAGCACCGTCGCTGCCCTGAGTCTCTTTAGTACTGGGCGTTGTGGTAGATGTTCTGTACATCATCCACATCGTTCAGCATGTCGAGAAACTTCTCCAGCATGGCGACATCATCGCCGCTTACTTCCGTTGAAGTTTGCGCGATGAATTGAATGTCGTCGGTTTCAAAGTCAATGCTTTCGAAGCTTTCCTGTAATGCCTGACGAGTTTTTGCATACTCAGTATGTGGGGCGAACACTGTGATCATACCGTCTTCAGATTCTACGTCGGTAACGTCGACATCGGCTTCCATTAAAGTTTCCAGTACGGTGTCTTCGTCATCACCGGCAAAAGCAAAAATAGCGCAGTGGTCAAACATGTGCGCGGCGGTGCCGGGCGCACCAATTTTGCATTTAGTTTTAGTGAAGCAGTTACGTACGTCACCGTAAGTGCGGTTGGAATTGTCGGTCAGACAGTCGACGATCACCATGCAGTTACCCGGACCAAAACCTTCATAACGGGCTACGGCGTAGTCTTCGCCACCGCCACCTTTGGCTTTATCAATAGCTTTACTGACAACATGCGCGGGAACCTGATCTTTTTTTGCACGCTCAATCAGCGAACGTAAGGGCAGATTGCCGTCCGGATCTATGCCACCCTGTTTGGCGACCATATAAATTTCGCGTCCATATTTGCTATAGACCTTACTTTTTGCATTTGCCGTTTTCGCAATCGATTCTTTACGGTTCTGATAGGCTCTGCCCATGGTGTTATCCTGTCAGCCAATAGTAGAGTGCGAATTTTACACCCTGAGCGTTACATAATCCACGACTAGCTTTTTAACCGTCGCAATCATCCTGCAACCAGTAACCTTCCTGGGTCATCTGAATGTGCTCCTGACGGCCGGCCATCTCAGTACTGAACTCTGCACTGCCAGTATAGTGCTCTCTGTTCACCAAAGTCATACTGCCCTGCCCACTGTAAGGAGGATCACCAGCACATTCAAAGTCGAAATATAAAGTATCGTCCGTTTGCTGCTCAATACTTTGCTCACAATTTTCCTGTTGTGGCAGACTGCCGCGCTGAATGTCTTCCTCGGTGATGCAGATTTGCATCGTGGAGCCTGCCAGATCCAGGTTAATGCCCTGTTCGCGCATCATATTTTCAACCATACGGCGCTGGCTTTCGGGCAGGCTCTGTAGCTGACGCAATGCTTCCTCAATAGCGCTTTCCATCGCACCGCTCTCGCTTTCCATAGAAAAGCTGTGTTCCCATAAACCGGGCTTAATATCCAACTCAAAATCAGCGGCCAGCACTGATGAGCAGAGTAAGCTAAGCGCAATGGCGCCGCTGGTGATTGATTTTTTAAACATAATGTTACCCTCATTTAGTAGCTATCAACATTGGTTGGTGCGGGTTTCTATGGTTGGAGCCTGCACCCCTATGTCGTCATAGCGATAAATAACCCTGCACTCTGTACTTAATTTCTCGCTTGTGCGGGCAAAAGTGATGGCGTTTCCGGTACTTAATTCCAAATGTTCCCAGTCGTTAAGATTAACCACTTTATTGAGGTTCTCTACTGAGGCCGCCGGATATCCGAAACGTAGTAAAATTCCATTCTCTGAGCAATTGCCGTCGGCAGTATCAAATTTACCGCCCAGGCAGGACATATTTTCTGTTTCTAGCTGCCGAATACTGGCTTGATAGTGAGTGAGCTCGACCCCGGATTTCAATGCAGAGGAAAGGCTCTGTATAGCGCTATGTTCAGCGTTCGTCGAATAATTAAAAAACTGTGGGGCAGCTGAGACAGCCAGTATACCAAGTATCAGTATAACGATAATTAGTTCAACGAGTGTAAAACCGCCTTGTTTCATAGTTATATTTCCATAAATAAAGGGCACCTCGTTAAGAAGGTGCCCTTTTTTATAACACAGGTTTTACAATCTTCCAGTATTTACATCATTCAGAACTGGTAAGTTGCAGAACCACATCCAGCTTGTGAGCCTTCAGGACACACTTCGTAGTGAACGTCATCTTGATCCGTCTCAAAACGGTCACGATAGCGTTCCATACCACTTACGGTTTCAACAAACTCACCGTCACGGTAAATGTCTACGGCACCTTCTGCGCCAGACCAGCGGAGCTGGACTATAGCAGAGCCTGTGCGCAGCTTGACGCCACTCAGAACGCTGACATCAATGTCCGATAAGGCAATAGTCACACTCTTAGTGACTGAATCACTGAGTTCTTCTTCATCAGTTACTGTAAGTGTTACTGAGTACGTACCTTCTTCAGCATAAGTATGCTGTGGGTTCTGGTTGGTAGAGCTTGCGCCGTCACCGAAGTCCCACTCGTAGCTCATGATGTCGCTGTCAGCTTCACTTTCGTCGGTAAAGTTAACGGTCATGCCGTCGACTGAGTAGCTGAAGTCAGCTGCAGGAGGTCCTGGTACGCCATCGTCCTCAGTCGCAACGCTTAACACTAAGCCCCAGCTGTTAAGGGTTCCTGTGTCAAAAGCAGCGTTATCTGAAACGTGAAGCGTCCAGTCACCTGTCATGGACTCTCCGTTGAAGGTGCCCACATTCCAGGTTTCGATTAGATCGTCAGCGCTTCCACCAGCCCGATCATGCAGAACATGTTCGGTACCTTCAGGAGAAGTAAGAGTAACGATTAAATCGCCAATCCAGGTATGCGTAATATTAACACTGACTTCAGTGCCAAATACCGTACCTTCGTCAGAGACGCTGATAATGCTGCTGATACCTTCCGGATCGGCATCCGGGATATCAATTGGCGTGTTGTTTTCGAACGGAATGTCTACAATGCCTTGCGGGAATACATGCAGAGCGCCTTGAGCTTCACCGGTTAATTCTCCGGTTTCTGCGTCAGTGCCACTGATCACTACGCTGTACTCGCCCCAGGCAGTATTGGCTTCTGTATATACAGTTACCGTTACTTCATCACCTGGTTCAGCAGTCGTTGATGACAGTTCCACATCGAGTTCCGGAGAAACAGAAGCCGTTAACTCAAC carries:
- a CDS encoding YebC/PmpR family DNA-binding transcriptional regulator, which translates into the protein MGRAYQNRKESIAKTANAKSKVYSKYGREIYMVAKQGGIDPDGNLPLRSLIERAKKDQVPAHVVSKAIDKAKGGGGEDYAVARYEGFGPGNCMVIVDCLTDNSNRTYGDVRNCFTKTKCKIGAPGTAAHMFDHCAIFAFAGDDEDTVLETLMEADVDVTDVESEDGMITVFAPHTEYAKTRQALQESFESIDFETDDIQFIAQTSTEVSGDDVAMLEKFLDMLNDVDDVQNIYHNAQY
- a CDS encoding TIGR02450 family Trp-rich protein — translated: MHQINPKKLINSKWTAVVPKMKEKHFMVTEVEFDEDEKLIGCSIEAVMSKRVFEIEWRDLKDETQWLQGWK
- a CDS encoding prepilin-type N-terminal cleavage/methylation domain-containing protein encodes the protein MKQGGFTLVELIIVILILGILAVSAAPQFFNYSTNAEHSAIQSLSSALKSGVELTHYQASIRQLETENMSCLGGKFDTADGNCSENGILLRFGYPAASVENLNKVVNLNDWEHLELSTGNAITFARTSEKLSTECRVIYRYDDIGVQAPTIETRTNQC
- a CDS encoding DUF3617 domain-containing protein, with translation MFKKSITSGAIALSLLCSSVLAADFELDIKPGLWEHSFSMESESGAMESAIEEALRQLQSLPESQRRMVENMMREQGINLDLAGSTMQICITEEDIQRGSLPQQENCEQSIEQQTDDTLYFDFECAGDPPYSGQGSMTLVNREHYTGSAEFSTEMAGRQEHIQMTQEGYWLQDDCDG
- a CDS encoding pirin family protein; amino-acid sequence: MSNRGQNPQALQGKETHPEHVLERLTAREADVGGIPVARVIPVRGRRVIGPWCFLDHAGPVQFSESNQGFDVGPHPHTGLQTFTWMLEGEVLHRDSLGNEQVIKPGQVNLMTAGRGIVHTEESLSKSGALHATQLWIALPKEDKATAPRFDHYPKLPRWTQDKVDFTLLTGNYQDQKAPTLHFSPILGMDIQSPGDSELKLSLDTNFEHGVFVLQGELEIEGETFTENELAFLGLGREHIECKLKAGSRVLLVGGEPLESEIVIWWNFVGHSKEEVRQAVTDWQQGTSRFGKVEGYDGPPMEAPSLP
- a CDS encoding DUF4442 domain-containing protein; its protein translation is MRAYIRRRLSSPRALRLLLNWYRPYRGAGIKVTHINADFSSATVIMRQHWYNTNYVGTHFGGSLYSMVDPMYMLLLMRSLGNDYIVWDKAASIKFIRPGKGTVKAQFAITPAKLADIKEQAASGDPVLPEWDLDITDEQGDLVARVHKTLYVKKKAGR